One Campylobacter sp. RM16192 genomic region harbors:
- a CDS encoding cory-CC-star protein: protein MIEKIKSFLEGLDEHYQAPYRSALTKSYQEENDFFMLMAFAESLGVQNPASFYTMELLPFLLEEFHAWHKRMGMQHSLIEHFGCC from the coding sequence ATGATAGAGAAAATAAAATCTTTTTTAGAAGGGCTTGATGAACACTATCAAGCCCCTTATAGAAGTGCGCTAACAAAGAGTTATCAAGAAGAAAATGATTTTTTTATGCTTATGGCTTTTGCTGAAAGCTTAGGCGTACAAAATCCTGCTAGCTTTTATACGATGGAGCTTTTGCCATTTTTACTGGAAGAATTTCACGCATGGCATAAAAGAATGGGCATGCAGCACTCCCTGATAGAGCATTTCGGATGCTGCTAG
- a CDS encoding carbon starvation CstA family protein produces the protein MNSLILMFIGFAAFIAGFFIYSKFIAEKILRLDPNFKTPSHEFEDGVDYVPTNKFVLWGHHFTSVAGAAPIVGPAIAVIWGWAPAFLWVILGTVFFAGVHDMSAIWASVRNKGYSIGTISGQILSKRARSLMMVVIFLLLLMVNAVFAVVIAGMMIKTPSSVVPVWGALVVAFFIGQAIYKFKLNLPLVSLIGVIALYFLIYIGPSMPISLPDNVLGLDANAAWIVILFIYAAVASMLPVWMLLQPRDYINGLQLFVGLIALYLSFIVVSPDIVAPAFNSNLPAGTPSMFPLLFVTIACGAISGFHGLVSTGTTAKQIKSEPDARFVGYFGAIGEGLLALAAILAVTAGFASLSEWEAVYSAFGKGGIGAFIDGGGKIMSMGIGLSPELSATMLTVMAALFAGTTMDTGVRLQRYIFQEWGEVYNINIFKNGNIATLFAVGSCLLLAFGAGGIDGKGGMIIWPLFGTTNQLMAGLTLLIITVMVMRQRSAIRYTLIPLVFLLFVTIAGLLLQLVSFYNKGNWLLIFLDCIILIATIMVCLESFAILKKEFVKK, from the coding sequence ATGAACTCTTTAATCCTCATGTTTATAGGCTTTGCAGCCTTTATAGCTGGATTTTTTATATATTCGAAATTTATAGCCGAAAAGATATTAAGGCTAGATCCGAATTTCAAAACACCTTCACACGAATTTGAAGACGGAGTAGATTATGTTCCGACGAACAAATTTGTGCTTTGGGGACATCACTTTACTTCTGTTGCGGGTGCTGCACCTATAGTGGGTCCTGCGATCGCGGTTATTTGGGGGTGGGCACCTGCGTTTTTATGGGTTATATTAGGAACTGTATTTTTTGCAGGAGTTCATGATATGAGTGCAATTTGGGCAAGTGTTAGAAATAAAGGCTACTCAATAGGCACAATCTCCGGACAAATTTTAAGCAAACGCGCCAGAAGCCTTATGATGGTGGTGATCTTCTTGCTTTTACTTATGGTAAATGCCGTATTTGCCGTTGTTATCGCAGGCATGATGATAAAAACTCCATCATCAGTAGTTCCAGTATGGGGTGCTTTGGTGGTTGCATTTTTTATAGGACAGGCGATATACAAATTTAAATTAAATTTGCCTTTGGTTTCTTTAATAGGTGTTATTGCACTATATTTTCTGATATATATAGGACCTAGTATGCCGATATCGTTGCCTGATAATGTGCTTGGACTTGATGCTAACGCAGCATGGATAGTGATATTATTTATCTATGCGGCAGTTGCTTCCATGCTTCCGGTTTGGATGCTGCTTCAACCAAGAGATTACATAAACGGCCTTCAGCTATTTGTAGGACTTATAGCTCTTTATCTATCTTTTATTGTAGTATCTCCTGATATAGTCGCTCCGGCATTTAATTCAAATTTACCTGCCGGAACTCCATCTATGTTCCCTCTACTTTTTGTAACTATAGCTTGTGGTGCGATTTCAGGATTTCATGGCTTAGTCTCAACAGGAACTACGGCAAAACAAATAAAGAGCGAACCTGATGCTAGATTTGTAGGATACTTCGGAGCCATAGGAGAAGGATTACTAGCACTCGCCGCCATCCTTGCAGTAACAGCAGGGTTTGCTAGCTTAAGCGAATGGGAAGCCGTATATAGCGCATTTGGTAAGGGTGGAATAGGTGCATTTATAGATGGAGGCGGTAAGATTATGAGTATGGGCATAGGACTAAGTCCTGAGCTCTCGGCTACTATGCTAACAGTTATGGCGGCTTTATTTGCCGGAACTACTATGGATACTGGAGTTAGGCTTCAAAGATATATCTTTCAAGAGTGGGGAGAGGTGTATAATATAAACATATTTAAAAACGGAAATATAGCTACTCTTTTTGCGGTAGGATCTTGCTTGCTTCTTGCATTTGGAGCGGGCGGAATCGATGGTAAAGGAGGTATGATAATATGGCCGTTATTTGGTACTACAAACCAACTTATGGCAGGGCTTACTCTGCTAATTATCACAGTTATGGTAATGAGACAAAGAAGCGCTATAAGATACACTCTGATACCTTTAGTATTCTTGCTTTTTGTTACAATAGCGGGACTACTATTGCAGCTTGTAAGTTTTTACAATAAAGGAAATTGGCTTTTAATCTTCCTTGATTGTATTATATTAATCGCTACTATAATGGTCTGCTTAGAGAGCTTTGCTATCCTCAAGAAAGAATTTGTAAAAAAATGA
- a CDS encoding ankyrin repeat domain-containing protein: MNDQNLEISKEEEARYNELCLMALDFARKDEVSELEKMIKAGLNVNLKSAKGDTLLMLASYNNSINTVKMLIANGALVDERNDRGQTPLAGAAFKGYLDVVKALVEAGADINANNGMGATPHTFAVMFGRSEVAKYLLSVNKKPSLLAKISSNLLSLFSKKAS, translated from the coding sequence ATGAACGATCAAAATTTAGAGATTAGCAAAGAAGAAGAGGCAAGGTATAACGAACTTTGCCTCATGGCGCTTGATTTTGCAAGAAAAGATGAAGTTAGCGAGCTTGAAAAGATGATAAAAGCGGGACTAAATGTGAATTTAAAATCCGCTAAAGGCGATACGCTCTTAATGCTTGCAAGCTATAATAACTCCATAAATACCGTAAAAATGCTAATAGCAAACGGCGCACTGGTAGATGAAAGAAACGACAGAGGGCAAACTCCCCTTGCGGGAGCTGCATTTAAGGGATACTTAGATGTGGTAAAGGCTCTAGTTGAAGCGGGTGCGGACATAAACGCAAACAACGGCATGGGAGCTACGCCTCACACTTTTGCCGTGATGTTTGGTAGAAGCGAAGTGGCAAAATACCTGCTAAGCGTAAATAAAAAGCCAAGCCTGCTAGCTAAGATAAGCTCAAATTTGCTATCTCTTTTTAGCAAGAAAGCTTCATAG
- a CDS encoding catalase: MRQLTTTSGNPIADNQNSLTAGARGGVMMQDYQLIEKLAHQNRERIPERTVHAKGSGAYGVLEITNDISKYTKAKVLQKGEKTKLFLRFSTVAGEAGAADAERDVRGFAIKFYTKEGNWDLVGNNTPVFFLRDAYKFPDFIHTQKRDPRTHLRSNEAAWDFWSLSPETLHQVTILMSDRGIPASYRTMHGFGSHTYSLINKDGERFWVKFHFKSRQGIKNLTNKEAADIVANDRESHQRDLYENIEKGNFPSWDFKIQIMTDEQAKKLPFSPFDLTKTWSHKDFPLIEVGVMTLNENPKNYFNEVEQAAFSPSNIVPGISFSPDKMLQARIFSYPDAQRYRIGTHYAQLKVNQPINEIGTYTVGGAMNNGMYDIEDKAYYEPNSFGGAKENKDFLEPDIALEGVMQRHDHRAEDSDYYSQPRDLFNLMNDSQKSQLFNNIAESMCGVSDFIVERALGHFEKISPAYAAGVKAALKK; encoded by the coding sequence ATGAGACAACTAACAACTACTTCAGGCAATCCAATCGCCGACAACCAAAACTCGCTAACGGCAGGTGCTCGTGGCGGCGTTATGATGCAAGATTATCAACTAATCGAAAAACTTGCTCACCAAAACAGAGAGAGAATCCCTGAAAGAACGGTTCACGCTAAAGGTAGCGGCGCATACGGCGTACTTGAGATAACTAACGACATATCTAAATATACAAAGGCTAAAGTTCTTCAAAAAGGCGAGAAAACAAAGCTATTTTTACGCTTTTCGACAGTTGCAGGCGAAGCGGGAGCTGCTGATGCAGAGCGCGATGTAAGAGGATTTGCAATTAAATTTTATACAAAAGAAGGTAACTGGGACTTAGTAGGAAACAACACTCCTGTATTTTTCTTAAGAGATGCTTACAAATTTCCTGATTTCATCCATACTCAAAAGAGAGATCCTCGCACACACCTACGCTCAAACGAAGCGGCATGGGATTTTTGGAGCTTAAGCCCTGAAACACTTCACCAAGTAACGATCCTAATGAGCGATAGAGGAATTCCTGCAAGCTACAGAACTATGCACGGATTTGGAAGCCATACTTATAGCTTAATTAATAAAGACGGCGAGAGATTTTGGGTGAAATTCCACTTCAAATCACGCCAAGGAATTAAAAATTTAACTAACAAAGAAGCGGCTGATATCGTTGCAAACGACAGAGAGAGCCACCAAAGAGATCTATACGAAAATATAGAAAAAGGCAATTTCCCAAGCTGGGATTTCAAGATCCAAATCATGACTGACGAGCAAGCTAAAAAACTACCTTTTAGCCCGTTTGACCTAACTAAAACATGGTCTCATAAGGATTTCCCACTGATTGAAGTAGGTGTTATGACTCTAAATGAAAACCCTAAAAACTACTTCAACGAAGTTGAGCAAGCGGCATTTAGCCCGTCAAACATAGTTCCCGGCATCAGCTTTAGCCCTGATAAGATGCTTCAAGCTAGAATTTTCAGCTATCCTGACGCTCAAAGATACAGAATCGGAACTCACTATGCGCAGCTTAAAGTTAATCAACCTATAAACGAGATAGGCACTTACACGGTTGGCGGCGCTATGAATAACGGCATGTATGATATAGAAGACAAGGCTTACTATGAGCCAAACAGCTTTGGCGGTGCTAAAGAAAACAAAGACTTCCTAGAGCCTGACATCGCTCTTGAAGGAGTAATGCAAAGACACGATCATAGAGCCGAAGATAGCGATTACTACAGCCAACCAAGAGATCTGTTTAACCTAATGAACGACTCTCAAAAATCTCAGCTATTTAACAACATAGCAGAGAGTATGTGCGGAGTAAGCGACTTCATAGTTGAGCGCGCACTTGGACATTTTGAGAAAATTTCACCGGCTTATGCAGCAGGCGTTAAAGCTGCACTTAAGAAATAA
- a CDS encoding sodium-dependent transporter, with the protein MKNRGSWSSRLTYILAVAGATVGFGATWRFPYLVGQNGGGAYVLIFCLAMIVIGIPMILVENAIGRRLKVNAVDAFGGSVNGKNISKYWKIVGAMGLIGAFGIMAYYMVIGGWVLNYITQIISGTLDLSNIIDLKTTSAFYDKNIINNPLAIGLATFVFVLVNYIILVQGAVNGIEKAAKYLMPILFLLMIIMVIKNITLDGAVNGIKFYLTPDFSKINMKLFIDVLGQVFFALSLGFGVMITLSSFVKKDEELVKISIITGILNTLIAVLAGFMIFPSLFTFGIEPDAGPSLVFKSLPIVFSHMPFGSFFAIAFFTLLMIAALTTSLPIYEVLITTLQEKMGVARKKTILLVLGLIFLIGNLPSLMATNLLSDIAIFGKNIFDAYDAISATIFFVLTSLGCAIFVGWVLKDEAKAEISQGSQNYTKVINFWFLYVKYIIPFIILVVFVSSFYDNFLK; encoded by the coding sequence ATGAAAAATAGAGGATCTTGGAGTTCAAGACTTACATATATATTAGCAGTTGCAGGTGCTACGGTTGGATTTGGCGCAACTTGGCGTTTTCCATATCTTGTAGGACAAAATGGAGGCGGAGCTTATGTGCTCATTTTTTGCTTGGCAATGATAGTTATAGGCATACCTATGATACTTGTTGAAAACGCTATTGGAAGAAGGCTTAAAGTAAATGCAGTAGATGCGTTTGGCGGTAGCGTAAATGGAAAAAATATATCAAAATACTGGAAAATAGTCGGTGCAATGGGCCTTATCGGTGCCTTTGGGATCATGGCTTATTATATGGTTATAGGCGGCTGGGTATTAAACTATATAACACAAATAATATCTGGTACTCTTGATCTGTCAAATATTATAGATTTAAAGACCACAAGTGCCTTTTATGATAAAAATATCATAAATAATCCATTAGCTATCGGTTTGGCTACTTTCGTTTTTGTACTTGTTAATTATATAATCTTGGTCCAAGGCGCTGTTAACGGTATAGAAAAAGCTGCAAAATACCTTATGCCTATCTTATTTTTACTTATGATTATTATGGTAATTAAAAATATCACGCTTGATGGTGCTGTAAATGGAATTAAATTTTATCTGACTCCTGATTTTTCAAAGATTAATATGAAGCTTTTTATAGATGTGCTTGGACAAGTGTTTTTTGCGCTATCTTTAGGTTTTGGTGTGATGATTACTCTCTCAAGTTTTGTGAAAAAAGATGAGGAGTTGGTTAAAATTTCAATTATAACCGGTATTTTAAATACTCTTATAGCTGTGCTGGCAGGATTTATGATATTTCCATCTCTTTTTACATTTGGAATTGAGCCAGATGCCGGTCCTAGCCTTGTATTTAAGAGCTTGCCGATAGTGTTTTCTCATATGCCTTTTGGAAGCTTTTTTGCTATTGCGTTTTTTACTCTGCTTATGATAGCCGCGCTTACGACTTCTTTGCCTATATACGAGGTTTTGATAACTACTTTACAAGAAAAGATGGGCGTAGCTCGCAAAAAAACTATACTTTTAGTGCTTGGTCTGATATTTTTAATAGGAAATTTACCGTCTTTGATGGCTACTAATTTACTTTCTGATATTGCTATTTTTGGTAAAAACATTTTTGATGCTTACGATGCCATAAGTGCAACCATATTTTTCGTACTTACCTCTCTTGGATGCGCTATATTTGTAGGCTGGGTTTTAAAAGATGAGGCAAAGGCTGAAATTTCACAAGGTAGTCAAAATTATACAAAAGTAATAAATTTTTGGTTTTTATACGTAAAGTACATTATTCCTTTTATAATCTTAGTCGTATTTGTCAGTAGCTTTTATGATAATTTCTTGAAATAA
- a CDS encoding M48 family metallopeptidase: MFYFLITLYLAYILIKIVLANLEINFVQKESLKPAVVLNEIEYKSAANIKITNQKFEIITLLYHSLVFIMWATFGLKFLADTIIKSGSVGENIIFVMSFLIISTILELPFSIYETFVKDKKHGFSNMTPKLFIVDTFKTLALTIVFGSLFVWLILLCIDFLGKLWWFWAFVLSFVIILIINLIYPTLIAPIFNKVKPLQDGELKGSIEDLMQKCGFKSSGVFTMDASKRDNRLNAYFGGFGATKRVVLFDTLIQKLSIDEIIAVLGHELGHFKHKDILKMIALSAIMLFVMFLVFGNIPNSAYSALGLDKSGGAIIVFMLLFSPVYSFLFSPIISYFSRQNEFGADQFGSNMKSREDMISALKKLGSENRAFPKSHPIYAAIYHSHPSLYERIRELDDHR; the protein is encoded by the coding sequence ATGTTTTATTTTTTAATAACTTTATATTTGGCATATATTTTAATTAAAATAGTTTTGGCTAATTTAGAGATAAATTTCGTGCAAAAAGAGAGTCTAAAGCCAGCTGTAGTTCTTAATGAAATCGAATATAAAAGCGCTGCAAATATCAAGATAACTAATCAAAAATTTGAGATTATTACTCTTTTGTATCACTCTTTAGTCTTTATAATGTGGGCTACTTTTGGACTTAAATTTTTAGCAGACACTATTATTAAAAGCGGCTCTGTTGGTGAAAATATTATATTTGTAATGAGTTTTTTAATAATATCTACTATTTTGGAGCTTCCATTTAGTATCTACGAGACATTTGTAAAGGATAAAAAGCATGGATTTTCCAATATGACACCAAAGCTTTTTATTGTAGATACATTTAAAACTCTTGCGCTTACAATAGTATTTGGCTCCTTATTTGTATGGCTTATTTTGTTATGTATAGATTTTTTAGGCAAACTATGGTGGTTTTGGGCTTTTGTTTTAAGCTTTGTGATAATTTTGATTATAAATTTGATATATCCAACTCTTATAGCGCCTATTTTTAATAAGGTAAAACCTCTACAAGATGGCGAGCTAAAAGGATCTATCGAAGATCTTATGCAAAAGTGTGGCTTTAAAAGCAGTGGAGTATTTACAATGGACGCAAGCAAGCGCGATAACCGCTTAAATGCTTATTTTGGTGGTTTTGGAGCAACCAAAAGAGTAGTGCTATTTGATACTTTGATACAAAAACTTAGTATTGATGAGATTATAGCTGTTTTGGGTCACGAGTTAGGACACTTTAAGCATAAAGACATACTTAAAATGATAGCCTTGAGCGCTATTATGCTTTTTGTTATGTTTTTAGTTTTTGGAAATATTCCAAATTCGGCCTATAGTGCGCTTGGATTAGATAAAAGCGGAGGAGCTATAATAGTATTTATGTTGCTTTTTTCACCAGTTTATAGCTTTCTTTTTAGCCCGATTATCTCATATTTTAGCCGTCAAAATGAATTTGGCGCGGATCAATTTGGCTCTAATATGAAAAGTAGAGAAGATATGATAAGCGCCCTAAAAAAACTTGGTAGTGAAAATCGTGCATTTCCAAAATCACATCCTATATATGCTGCTATTTATCACTCACATCCAAGTCTATATGAGCGCATAAGAGAACTAGATGACCATAGATGA
- the prmC gene encoding peptide chain release factor N(5)-glutamine methyltransferase, whose product MTIDEALQEATFTLVGVCENPARVAKILLMHHLNVNIEWVFLNLKKELEKKSEYFDLISRFKSYEPLEYITGVSSFYGLEFNTRKGVLIPRPETEILVDKSLEILKKFKKSKVCEIGAGSGIISICLALKTDAIITATDINEKALQLAYENAVKFGVADRIEFVCCSYMDSVLGEFDMIVSNPPYIKNSYNLDKFVLNEPKEALFGGDIGDEILKNIILIAKKRKIKFIACEMGYDQKASLSDTLNLSGYEAKFYQDLAGFDRGFVARLKL is encoded by the coding sequence ATGACCATAGATGAGGCTTTACAAGAAGCAACTTTCACTCTAGTTGGGGTTTGTGAAAATCCCGCTAGAGTGGCTAAAATTTTACTGATGCATCATTTAAATGTTAATATTGAGTGGGTTTTTTTAAATTTAAAAAAAGAACTTGAAAAGAAAAGCGAATATTTTGATCTTATATCAAGATTTAAATCATATGAGCCGCTTGAATATATAACCGGAGTATCTAGCTTTTATGGGCTGGAGTTTAATACAAGAAAAGGGGTCTTGATACCACGCCCGGAAACCGAAATTTTAGTGGATAAATCACTTGAAATTTTAAAAAAATTTAAAAAATCAAAAGTATGTGAGATAGGCGCAGGTTCAGGCATTATAAGCATTTGTTTGGCACTGAAAACAGATGCTATAATTACGGCAACAGATATAAATGAAAAAGCTTTGCAGTTAGCATACGAAAATGCCGTTAAATTTGGAGTTGCGGACAGGATAGAGTTTGTTTGCTGTTCATATATGGATAGTGTTTTGGGCGAATTTGATATGATAGTATCAAACCCTCCATATATCAAAAACTCATATAATCTTGACAAATTCGTATTAAATGAGCCAAAAGAGGCACTTTTTGGCGGAGATATAGGCGATGAGATTTTAAAAAACATAATCTTGATTGCCAAAAAGAGGAAGATAAAATTTATCGCCTGCGAGATGGGTTATGATCAAAAGGCATCATTAAGCGATACATTAAACCTCAGTGGCTATGAGGCAAAATTCTATCAAGATCTAGCCGGTTTTGATAGAGGTTTTGTGGCTCGATTAAAACTATAA
- a CDS encoding DUF4149 domain-containing protein, with amino-acid sequence MKALYLLLLAALIGIEASIGAFVAPTIFYPQNILGQGVLTHFQSGLLMTNIFVKFNYVLLFISIMAIVYEIFAAKFEKNSHFALKFSSFALSFINLALAAAFVFYFTPYILDAQKLGVSGTTTAEFVQVHKASELVMKIMMFAQILLFFIKFPRQARA; translated from the coding sequence TTGAAGGCGCTTTACTTACTTTTACTTGCCGCTTTAATCGGCATAGAGGCATCAATAGGGGCTTTTGTGGCACCTACGATTTTTTATCCTCAAAATATATTAGGACAGGGCGTTTTAACGCATTTTCAAAGCGGACTTTTGATGACAAATATTTTTGTAAAATTTAACTACGTGCTTTTATTTATTAGTATTATGGCTATTGTTTATGAAATTTTTGCTGCCAAATTTGAGAAAAATAGCCACTTTGCACTTAAATTTAGCTCTTTTGCCCTATCTTTTATAAATTTAGCTTTGGCTGCCGCATTTGTCTTTTATTTCACTCCATACATCTTGGATGCTCAAAAGCTAGGGGTATCTGGCACTACTACAGCTGAATTTGTGCAAGTTCATAAGGCTAGTGAGCTTGTGATGAAAATTATGATGTTTGCTCAAATTTTGCTATTTTTTATCAAATTTCCAAGGCAGGCTAGGGCTTAA
- a CDS encoding threonine/serine ThrE exporter family protein produces the protein MNTKPDIQEVTDFLVEYALKMLSIGTYTARIERCVYRIANAYGYDVSLTIFVKHFIISVLDPDDNSMRRTYVKTSMAAPISFNLISELSALSWQIYDEKISIAMAKKFFTGIVSAENRDFKKTLLFMSFANAAFCKLFEGDLGSILSVFVATFIGFYLRHLLTKYRINLKVQYIIISFLASFIAYLGVHFGVSNTPDVAIGASILFLMPGVLLINSVFDILNENMLVGISRGLNTGLLIICIAIGVYMTLAISNIGLLNG, from the coding sequence ATGAATACAAAGCCGGATATTCAAGAGGTTACTGATTTTTTAGTAGAGTATGCGCTAAAGATGCTAAGCATAGGCACTTATACGGCTAGGATCGAGCGCTGCGTCTATAGGATAGCCAATGCTTACGGCTATGATGTAAGTTTGACTATTTTTGTAAAGCACTTTATTATAAGCGTGCTTGATCCTGATGATAACTCAATGCGCCGAACCTATGTAAAAACAAGCATGGCAGCGCCTATTAGCTTTAATCTAATATCAGAGCTTAGCGCACTTAGCTGGCAAATTTATGATGAGAAGATTTCTATTGCTATGGCGAAGAAATTTTTTACAGGCATTGTATCTGCCGAAAATAGGGATTTTAAAAAGACTCTTTTATTTATGAGCTTTGCTAATGCCGCATTTTGTAAGCTTTTTGAGGGCGATTTGGGCTCTATCTTGTCGGTATTTGTAGCGACTTTTATAGGGTTTTATTTGAGGCATCTGCTCACAAAGTATAGGATAAATTTAAAGGTTCAATACATCATCATCTCTTTTTTAGCCTCGTTTATAGCTTATCTTGGCGTTCATTTTGGAGTATCAAACACTCCTGATGTGGCCATAGGAGCTAGTATTTTATTTTTAATGCCGGGAGTTTTACTTATAAATTCGGTGTTTGATATACTCAATGAAAATATGCTAGTGGGCATAAGTAGAGGCTTAAATACAGGGCTTTTGATCATCTGTATAGCGATAGGGGTCTATATGACTCTGGCTATATCAAATATAGGGCTTTTAAATGGTTGA
- a CDS encoding threonine/serine exporter family protein, with amino-acid sequence MVDLMVSVVVDAMFAAIAGLGFAYVSSPPKRTLLYSALLAAVAHSFRFLMLQTGLLSIALATLIASFMIGILGMFFAKRLKVPAEIIAFPALLPMVPGIYAYKSILAILSYTKSVEIEQKTMYLMLFFDNAITTMTISIALGVGVSVTLLIFYEQSLMVTRGVRCDLKSKREER; translated from the coding sequence ATGGTTGATCTAATGGTATCAGTAGTCGTTGATGCTATGTTTGCCGCTATTGCCGGATTGGGGTTTGCCTATGTGAGCTCTCCTCCTAAAAGAACTCTGCTTTATTCGGCTTTACTTGCAGCTGTGGCTCACTCTTTTAGATTTTTGATGCTTCAAACAGGACTTTTAAGCATAGCCCTAGCTACTCTTATAGCCTCTTTTATGATAGGAATTTTAGGTATGTTTTTTGCAAAAAGACTAAAGGTTCCGGCTGAGATTATAGCCTTTCCGGCACTTTTGCCTATGGTTCCTGGAATTTATGCATATAAGAGTATTTTAGCGATTTTATCCTATACCAAAAGTGTTGAGATAGAGCAAAAGACAATGTATCTAATGCTCTTTTTTGATAATGCAATTACTACTATGACGATATCTATTGCGCTTGGAGTAGGGGTTTCTGTCACGCTTTTGATATTTTACGAGCAATCTTTGATGGTAACTAGAGGCGTAAGATGCGATTTGAAAAGTAAAAGGGAAGAGAGATGA
- a CDS encoding YbgC/FadM family acyl-CoA thioesterase: MKFRVYYEDTDAAGIVYHANYIKFCERARSEMFFNSDIKPFSKDGYFVVSAINAKFIKPALLGDLIEVRTKVSELKKVCVTINQQIYRVGKLKEQCEEELLFSADITVAFMREDKPAKMSDDIIKFLSSHI; this comes from the coding sequence ATGAAATTTAGAGTCTATTACGAAGATACCGATGCGGCAGGTATAGTGTATCATGCCAACTATATTAAATTTTGCGAGAGAGCTAGAAGCGAGATGTTTTTTAATTCGGACATAAAGCCTTTTAGTAAAGATGGCTATTTCGTCGTTAGCGCAATAAATGCCAAATTTATTAAGCCGGCGCTTTTGGGGGATCTAATTGAAGTTAGAACAAAGGTATCCGAGCTCAAAAAAGTTTGCGTGACTATAAATCAGCAAATTTATAGAGTTGGCAAGCTAAAAGAGCAGTGCGAAGAAGAGCTGCTTTTTAGTGCGGATATTACTGTAGCATTTATGAGAGAGGATAAGCCCGCTAAGATGAGTGATGATATAATCAAATTTTTATCATCTCACATTTAA
- a CDS encoding uracil-DNA glycosylase produces the protein MIYANKIEILRQLHYLKAFGYRYINPSFGSQIKNDVSSDIKELEEQIKNCNLCELCKSRNNALVGSGRLDSKIMFISDAPSVSEDISGKFLEGSIGEKFCKVIYEILGLNRHEFYMTSIIKCKIHQNNLAINLSYELCKPYLMSQIDIISPKIIVALGENVFLNLINDLERTNSFESIRGNVLRFKNSYLMATYSPAWVLKNPSKEQALIDDLNKIKGLL, from the coding sequence ATGATTTATGCAAACAAAATTGAAATTTTAAGACAACTTCACTACTTAAAAGCATTTGGGTACAGATATATAAATCCGTCCTTTGGATCACAGATAAAAAACGATGTCTCAAGCGATATAAAAGAGCTTGAAGAGCAGATTAAAAACTGTAACTTATGCGAGCTTTGCAAGAGCAGAAATAACGCTTTAGTAGGAAGCGGGCGATTAGATTCCAAGATAATGTTTATAAGTGATGCGCCAAGCGTTAGCGAGGATATCAGCGGAAAGTTTTTAGAAGGCTCTATTGGAGAGAAATTTTGCAAGGTAATATATGAAATTTTAGGCCTTAATAGGCATGAATTTTACATGACAAGCATAATAAAGTGTAAAATTCACCAAAACAACTTAGCCATAAATCTTAGCTACGAACTTTGTAAGCCATATTTAATGTCTCAAATAGATATAATTTCACCAAAGATTATAGTCGCTCTTGGCGAAAACGTATTTTTAAATTTAATCAATGATTTGGAGCGAACAAATAGCTTTGAATCCATCAGAGGAAATGTTTTAAGATTTAAAAATTCCTATCTTATGGCCACTTATTCGCCAGCATGGGTGCTAAAAAATCCAAGCAAAGAGCAGGCCTTAATAGATGATTTAAATAAAATCAAAGGGTTGTTATGA
- the rpmH gene encoding 50S ribosomal protein L34: MKRTYQPHKTPKKRTHGFRQRMKTKNGRKIINARRAKGRRILAA, encoded by the coding sequence ATGAAAAGGACTTATCAGCCTCATAAAACGCCTAAAAAACGCACTCATGGTTTTCGCCAAAGAATGAAAACAAAAAATGGACGCAAAATTATAAATGCAAGACGTGCAAAAGGTAGAAGAATATTGGCGGCTTAA